A single window of Aquarana catesbeiana isolate 2022-GZ linkage group LG10, ASM4218655v1, whole genome shotgun sequence DNA harbors:
- the LOC141109823 gene encoding chemerin-like receptor 1, with amino-acid sequence MSGSMETNTPEETYTDQKFDMTLNKILNVSYMVGLSGICLLGITGNGLVIRFVAFKMKKTVNSVWFLSLAFADFTFCLFLPLNITSIALDFHWPFGTFMCKLNDFALFLNLSASVLQLTVISIDRCISVVFPVWYRNHRTVRLAVKVVLALWIISLLLCISYFKYTDTYNVSDTIVMCYVDRLMHNTQVIMRCIILFVIPFTIIFFCYTVIFLSIQRNPRVTSTKPYKVIAAVIISFFICWFPYHVFSIMDSYGMLIDLRLVDSIASVISPLLAYSNSCVNPLLYVFIGKNFKQKFWSAIKSGFERAFTEDTNLTDPNRHRFSPDHAISQIFQHLLRDDVAMFANVYALFIKIIVVEYSRSLIDMCSLFHSEFE; translated from the coding sequence ATGTCTGGAAGTATGGAGACCAACACCCCAGAGGAAACTTACACAGATCAAAAATTTGATATGACTTTAAATAAAATACTTAATGTTTCATACATGGTGGGTTTATCAGGAATATGTTTGCTGGGAATAACTGGAAATGGTCTGGTCATCCGGTTTGTGGCCTTCAAAATGAAAAAGACGGTCAACTCTGTTTGGTTCTTAAGTTTAGCTTTTGCGGATTTTACCTTCTGCCTTTTCCTACCCTTAAACATCACTTCCATTGCACTTGACTTTCACTGGCCATTTGGAACCTTCATGTGCAAGCTTAATGATTTTGCATTATTTCTTAATCTGTCTGCCAGTGTCCTACAACTCACCGTCATCAGCATTGATCGCTGCATCTCCGTAGTCTTCCCTGTTTGGTATCGGAACCATCGCACCGTGAGACTGGCTGTGAAAGTCGTTCTTGCACTTTGGATCATATCTTTACTACTCTGCATATCTTACTTCAAATATACAGATACATATAATGTCAGTGATACCATTGTGATGTGTTATGTAGATCGGTTAATGCACAATACACAAGTTATAATGAGATGTATCATTCTATTTGTTATTCCTTTTACCATCATTTTCTTCTGTTACACTGTCATCTTTTTGAGTATTCAAAGAAATCCCAGAGTAACATCTACCAAACCTTACAAAGTAATTGCAGCCGTCATCATTTCCTTCTTTATTTGCTGGTTTCCTTACCATGTATTTTCCATCATGGATTCATACGGAATGCTTATTGATCTTAGGCTTGTGGATTCGATAGCCTCTGTTATATCACCTTTATTGGCATACTCAAACAGCTGTGTGAACCCTCTTCTCTATGTCTTCATTGGCAAAAACTTCAAACAAAAATTCTGGAGCGCCATTAAATCTGGTTTTGAGAGAGCTTTCACCGAGGACACCAACCTGACAGATCCAAATAGACACAGATTTTCACCTGATCATGCCATAAGCCAGATATTTCAACACTTAttaagggatgatgtggcaatgtTTGCAAATGTGTAtgctttatttataaaaataattgtgGTTGAATACTCTAGGAGCCTGATAGACATGTGTAGTTTGTTTCATTCTGAATTTGAATAG